ACAGGCATGTTTCTCCCCATCTctttcctgcccccaccccagtccCAGACCACTGGGGAAGTTCTGAAGAGTTCCTTGCATGGAACAGGTAAAATCTTGCTCTGAGAAAAGGCAGCCCTCAGGTTCATGGACACCGCTTTctttcccattcccccacccTGTATTCTCACCCTTCCACTCCTCCAGCGTTCGCTCCTTGGCCTCAACGCTTTCATCGTAGGGCTCTGCCTCTGGTTCATCGTCAGGGTCGTGGTACTGGCTGAAGTATGCATGGGCCAAGGCTTCGGCCGCACTGACCCTCTGGTCACTGTCTAGCACCAGCATCCTTCCAAGGAGGTCTACAGCTATAGGAATGAGTGAGGCTTAGCATCATATCCAATGCTGGATCTGAAGCCCAACCTAGACCCAGCCAACCTTACCCAGAGGGTTGGCTCCATGGAAGACACTGCTGAGGTCCTTCTGgggcatgggaggcagagactggatgtATGTCCGGGCCTGGAGACACATAAGAAGGGCTTGGAGGACTAATGAATCTCTATTTTCCTGGCTCAAACTGGCCAGAAGGCCTTTCGAGAGACAGCCTTGGTGCATTCAACAGGTCTGGTAGGTGCCCCAGCAAGCCAGACTCCTGCTCTccgtctggggtgggggtggggctccctAGCCAAGCAGTGGTGCCACATGCCCTTATTTCCAACATTCATGAGGTAAAGGCAGGcatctctctgagttcgaggccagcctggtctatagaggggattccaggacagccagggctacacagagaaaccctgtctcgaaaaaccaaacaaagaagtCTGGGGCCTCCAGACCTTCACTTGGCTTCAGATGGTGCCTACAAAAGCCAAATGCTCCAAGCACTCTCAATTCTTCCCTGCCTCACTGTCTATAGCCAGAGGAGTCTGTCAGCACTGATAGTTTTGTCTTCACTGTCTCTGCTACCTGGAATGGCCTCCTGGTTCACCTGCTTCTCTCTGAAGAGGTTGGATGTCCCTAGCACACGCTCCAGCCCTCCTTGCTCATGTTCCTTACGTGATGCCATTTTCCGCCTACTCCTCCCTCCCCAACACAACTGGTGCTTGGTCAGGACAGCGAACGGAACGGATAGATGGATGGCCACTGACTCACGTGCTCCGAGGATATCTTTGCCAGAACCTCAGGGCTGGGTGTGCCCACCACCTCCATGATTCGCTTCAGCTGGTCGATGTCTACCTAGCTCAGGAAACACCTGGTGGCCAGCGTTTCCAGTCCCAGCCCCTGGTACACTGTGGAGCTGTGGCTCAGGACAAGGGAGCCCCATGTGATATGGCATAGGGCAGAGGTAAGACTTCCAAAAAGGGCCAGAGTCCACTCCCACCCTGGAGAAGGGGACCCCAGCTTGACCCTGCTCCCCAAGGATACAGTCATTTCCAGGAAAGAGGGCCTTTCCTTGGAGTAGCTCAGCCATGATGCAGCCCACAGACCAGATGTCCACTGTTGGGGGAGAGTAAGGAGACTATCAGTCTGCCACCCCAAATCCTTCCTGTGGGCCTAGGAAGGAGCCAGCCCAGTGACCATCATACTCAGGACCAAAGAGACCAACAGAACCCTTACTCTATACCCTGTCCTGGGAGTATGAGGACACCCATCAAGTTAGAAGCCTTTCTAAAAGCTGGTCCCACCAAGCCCTTGCTCCTCTCTCAGAACTCCGGCCACATTCTCCTCCCCTTCAGCCTTTCTTCCTGCCCCCTACTGCTTTACCACCCTCTCTAAACCATGGTGTGAGCACTGTCAGCTCATCCTTACAGAACGAGGCTACTGCTTGAGGGTTGACAGCACCTGTCTGGTTGTAGTGCATCCAGTTCAGCATGATCTCTGGCGCCCGGTACCACCGTGTGGCCACATATCCAGTCATCTCCTCATCAGCCTGTCGTGCCAACCCAAAGTCCAGGATCTGGAGGACCACAGGTATCGTGTAAGACacctatctctctgtgtgtccccaCTGTCCGTACACTCCTTAACACCCTTACCCTCAGCTCGCAGTCCTCGTTCACCGCCACATTGCTGGGCTTCAGGTCCTGCAGGGTGCACAGTGCATGAGTGTGGCGCGGCCATGAGCCTAGGCAGAGTGGATAACCCTCACCCTCGCCCATAGCTGCACCTACCCGGTGGATGATGCCCGCCGAGTGGATATACTGCAGAGGAGGGCAGACCGGGTGAGCCCAGGCTCCACCTCGCTCTGCCCCAACCCAGAGCGGTCCGAGGGAACCCCAGAGCCCACGTGCCCCACCTTCAGCCCACGCAGCAGCTGGTAGACAAGGAACTGAACATGCTCGTCGCTCAGTGCCTGACACTTGACGATGTTATTCAGGTCGGCGCCCATCAGGGTGGTCACGAGGTACCTGCAGGATCAGGAGTTAGTTAGGACACTGTCTCGCCACCCCCTCCCCAACTAAGCTCCCGAGGCCACTACCGCGCCTGCCCAAGACGCTCACACTTCGCTGAAATCTTCGATGGATGTGGCCGGCGTGAAGACGTCCAAAAGTCCTATGACCTAGTCAGGGAACCAAGGCAGGACCACAGTTCAGCTATAGGCAACGCCCCGCTCGCTGGCCTGGATCCCACCCAGATGGGGGCCGTACCCCCAAAGGCCCCGCCCCTACATCTTCGCTCCTGCCCCTACCAGGAGGTGTCCCTTGTCCAGTCCCAACACCACCGGGCCGCCCTCTTACGTTCTCGTGCTTCAGGTGTTTGAGTAGGCGTAGCTCACGGTACGTCCTCCTCGCGTGGATCAGCGATTGGAAAGGACGAGACAGCTTCTTTACAGCCACCTTCTGGCGCAACCGCGCGTCGTAGGCCGAGCTGCAAGGTGGGAGAATGAGGAGAGCGAGCGCCTGGCCTGAGTCCACCCGACGCCGGGGTGCAGAGCGAGCCTCTGATGCTGGCTCTAAAACCTAGAAGACCTGTCCCATCCTGCTCGCCCCGACCTGCCTCCACGCCGACCCTCCTGAACCTCCCTTAGGAGACCCCTTTGAGTGGACTCAGCGTTCTCTGGCAGAGCTTGTATCTTTTCTTCACCGGTGATTCTAGTCCAAACCTAAGCCTCCATTCACAACAAGGCCACGCCACGTAAAACACCCACAGCGACTGTACCCACAGGCACTCCCACAACAAGTAGCCCTCCTCCTTCCTCACAGATGCGTGGGAGGCTTACCTACAAAGCCTGGACGCCCCACCCCCACGCCTCCGCGCATCAGATTGCGGAAGCAAGATTATCCAGAGGTCTTTATTGCAAAATTTGTAATTGAAGCTGAGTGTGGCGCTTCgggtgcctgtaatcccagctcttggggagACTTGAGGCAAGAGAACTGAGatagagttcaaaaccagccggAAAactagtgagacactgtctcacaaggaaacaaaacaaacaaacaaaaaatccacacACATAATTTATAACTGAGCAAGTGGATAGTAGGAAAGGTTTAACCCTTGTGTGGAAGTGTCTCTAGCACACTTCCACTCCCCCAGAAACTGGGGACTCGCCACCTCTGCACTTCTTTCcccttctatccttccttccctgGAGAGCCTCAAAAGACCAAACGAGAACATGCCTTGTAAATGGACGAGGCCTAGACCACATGGATTGAGCGGTGGCTTTTCACCAGGTTCTGGTCCCACTGCCCTCAAGACTGGAGCAGCTATGAACCCCCTGAAGGAGCCCCTGCTAGCTACAGTACCTTTACACAGCAGGTTCCCCTGGTGGTTCCTagttccttctctgcctcttgattCTCTCCCTCTCAGAATGCACCCTTTCCTTGCAGTGAATGGAGACGGGATACCACCCACTCCCACCAGGTGAGGGAAGATGGGGGAAAGGACATGGTGGCTCTGGGATGCTCGTGGGACTAGAGAGTGGTAGAGGAAAGGTGCTTTCCCATGATAAGCGGAAAGTCTAAGTATCTCCTGGGGTGAGGTGTAGCCATGAGAACAGCATGATCATCTTACGTGATTGCGTCTGTACTATCAAGTTACAAGAAGCTGGCATCCTATGGCTTGCCTCAGCAAGGTGACCAAACAAACCCGGGGTTACAGATCACAGACATTTGGCTTCCTCCTGGTAACTCCTAGAAGGTCAGCCCCCAGACAACTCCATCTGAGTCAATGCCCAAGTCCCCTGCAAAGTGTCTGCTTCCCCTTGCTCCCCCTCCAAGTCCTCCCTGACCCCCCTTCCCTCtaatttattgtattatttttttaagcgGAAGCTCGTGTAACCTTATCCTCCACTTGCTGAGTCCCTGAGCATCGGAGACACAACATGCCCTAtggtctcttcctctgtcctacTCCTTGGGTATGGGTGATGGAGGGGTGTATTCTGTCTCTATTCACTGAGGAGGACTGGGGTACagcctgagagaaagagaagcgaTAAGAAGATAAGGAACAAGTGTCAACAGAACAAGCCTACCCATCTCAGAGTGGTGGGTCTACAGGGTACAGACGTGGAGCAAGATCCCATGACCAGCTCGTTATGGACCCTGTAAAGCAGGACTGTTTTCCTCTGTAGGATTCCAGTAGCAGCACAGAGGCTTCTGATGACAGCACATGATCCAAGATGTGATGCTCAGCCCCCGTTCCCTGTGTGGGGGACATACCAGTGTCCACACCCTGATCAGCCTGTCAACAAGCACCATCTACAGCCGTTCTCCAATCCCAGGTGCCTGGATGCTGCCCACGATTAAGTCTGTAACCTCTGATCTCCAATCCCTACCTATCTATATTCTGAGATCCTTTGTTGGGTAAACTGGGGTAGGGTGTAGACAAGAAAGAGGGTAGGTGTCTGCCTAGGCTCAAGCCGCTGAGCTTCTAGGAATCTGGAGAAGCGGGTATGATCCACAGGAGAATTTGGTGTCTTCCGAAGAAGAAAGGTCTCCTCACCGCGCTGGGGGCCCCCTTTTCAAATACTTAGGTCTGGGAGCACGTTAGACCCTGCAGCTACTTAGACCTTGCCCGAAATAACCCGGATGGCTGGTTGTTCCATTTAGCCGCCCCAGAGACTTGCTCTCCCGCCAGCTGTGACGCCGCAGTATTCGGCCCTTCTGGGAGAAACTAGGGATCGGAGATGGGTGGGGGGGACATTAGAGGACCCCCTACCTGCCAGTGCAATCTAGTAGGAAAGTTTTCTCCgtgtcccctcccccccattcATTCGTCGGAAGCGTGCAAGCCGGGGGCGGAGGCAGGGCGAGGCCCCTCCCCACGCCGGGAACCCCACGTCGCGCTGGAGGGTCGCGCACACTTTCCCGCCCAGCTCCCACCAGGTCCTTGCCGGCCCCTACCAGACCGAGCCGTAGGCGCCGGAGCCCACCGGGCGTAGGCCCTGCAGCCGCTGCGGCACCTCCCATACTGTTTTGTTCAGCTCTTGCCGGTAGAATCCCGCGCGCGGACCCGACATATCCGCAGAGGCAGCTGGAGCGAGCGCCCCGGATCCCCGCACAGCACCCGGCCCGCACCCCACGCCCAGCACCGCCGAGCAAAgcggggtgggggctggggggctgcGGCGCAGCAGGGCGGGGCGGCGGGGCGGGGCCGAGGCCCGGCGGATTTCCCCAGCCTGGAGACCGGGGGGCGGGgaaacgggggtggggtgggtgggggttgaGGGTTCCCGGAGACAGACGCGCAGCTTCCTGCCCCTCGGAGACCGTGACAAAGGAGACAGCCGTCAACTCTCCCTCCCATGGGGGTGCTGAGCAGACGTCTTGCTTGTACTCCCCCACCTTCAGCTTCTGCATACTACGCACCCCTCCCCGCCCTTCCTCGGGACCCAAGCCCAGTCCCCTTCCTCAGAAATGAGGGGAAATTATCAAAAGTGAGCTTGAGCACGTGGTGATAACACTTTCAGAACAACGACAAAAAGACACCAGCCAGAAAAAATTAAAGGCTCTAGGTTAAAAACCAGCGCCACGGCGCCAACCCAGGGTCCCATGGAGGGAGGCGCCTTGTGGCCTGGGCGAGGAGGATGCCTCCTTTTGGCATTAATGGTTCACTTCCTAGTAGACTTACTAGATCTTAGTAAATGACGGAGCCTTCAGGAGACAAGACGACATCTACTCCCCCATCTTACCCTAACCTCGGTCCAGAAGCTCCTGGAAGAGGTAAGCGCTCGGCGGGCAGTCAGGAccagggacagcagcagcagcatgcgTGGGGCCACAAGGTATGGTCCCCACGTGCATCTTTTTTTAGTATTGGGTATTATTCCTCTTTATGAAGTACCCTTCTCACTGATACTCGGGAAACGCCCCCAGCCCTGACTTTCTCCAGCCACTAGCACAAGGCGACCCAAGAGGTCAACTGCCCTGGCAGGCATGGTTCAGTTTGTCACCAAGCCTAGAAAGCTCCCTTTCCCTGGTGTCCAGGACATGCTCTCATGTCCGATAAAGCTTCATCAATGTCACTTTAGGCcaacggttctcaacctgtgggttaagACCACTTTTTGGACGACCTTTTAATAGGTGTtactaagaccatcagaaaacacggatatttacaattcataacagtagcaaaattagtttaGTAATTACTTTAtagtagcaacaaagtaattttatggttggaggttacCCAgcataagaaactgtattaaagggttgcagcattagagaGAACATGGAAtggagtgtggtggtgcacacctttaatcccgaaCAAGgaagctggtggatctctgtgagtaccaGGCCAACTTGGCCTACatcctgagttccagggcagccagagctaagtagtgagatcttgtctctaagTCAATCCCTTTCCCAAATTCCCCCTTCCAATAAAGTGATTATGGGCTGAGTGTAATGGCTTCTATCTGTAATTTAAAAGCTCTGGAAGATCACAGCAAGTTCATGGCctacctgggctatatagtgaatttgaagccacctgagctacagagtgagaccctgtctcaaggcagaaggaagaaaggaaggaaagaagggcaggcaggccagccagatgtggtggcacacatctttaatcctagctgaagcagaggcaggagggtctctatGATATGAAGCTAACGAGTGAGACCCTGTTGGGGGCGGTGGGGGCAGGCAGTGAGCATGGGTATAAGAGCAGTGTATCCATTGAGAAATGGCTTCTGACCCTGAGTCATGGGGACTGGAGCACCAGGGTTTCCTGGCAGGGCCACCTCCTCCCAGAAAACTGGGACCTCTGGCCTGGAGTtgcataaactttttttttttttaaataactttgaGGAAAATACTTAACTATTTGGGAATTACATGCATAATCAAACCTGAATtctctctttattatttatttatttatttatttatcttatgtgcattgttgttttgcctgtgtgtatgtctgtgtgaagtcatcagatcctctgaaatgagctacagacagttatgagctgccatgtaggtgctgagacttgaacccaagtcctttggaagaacagccagtgcttttagctgctgagccacttctcctgTCCCCATCCGAAACctctttttaaaagcaaagctTTAATGAGAAGTCTGAGTTTTAAGTAAAAACTAGGGCTGGGATGTAGTTCAGTAATATTTAGCTGCCTAACAGAGTGAAGCCCTGGGTTGAAGCATCAGTTCAGCAAAATCTTAATAGTAATAGAAatataatgcaaaatataaattaaacaaatctgggtggtagtggtgtacgcctttaatcccagcactggggaaacagaggcaggcggatctcttgagttcgaggtcagcatgatctacagaatggacagccaaggctacacagagaaaccctgacttgaggaaacaaacaaacaaaaaaaaaaaaaatgaaaaaaattatcagcTAAACTAAAATAAGCCAGTGAAGCAGCAGGCCTCTGGAGGCATCTACAGGAATCCTGAAATACAATCGTGCACACACAGGTGGCCAAGGAAATAGGTCTAAGCCTCGGGTCTCTATCCCCTCTCACAAGACTTTTCCCAAGCCCCAGGCCATCCTTGGCATCATTTTCCCCTGGGGGAGCTATTATCAATTCTGGAGCCTAGCAGGAGAACCTGAGGGTGGCCCCAGCCCCCCACTGCTCAGGGCAATAAAGCACAGAAGCCACCTTTCCCAGGGGTGGGATGACGTTTTGTGCAAAGCTAATGGAGCTTCAGCTaaaggcaggggaggaggggggaactgagcctgggtgaTGGTGGGGGGTTGGGAACCTTGCCGGCACAGTGGCCATGGGGGAGGGTAGTGGCCTTTGTCTGTACAGCAGCAGGGCAGGGCCAGACAGTTACCGGGGCAACCTGCCTCATCTCCTCCACATTCCCAAGGATGCCCGGTTTGGCTCCACTGGAAAGTGAGGAAGGAGGCTGGATAAAGCCTTAGGAAAATAGTCACCTACCCAGGAGAGCCTCAAATCAGTTTCCCTGACTGCTGCTCCCCAAATCCAGGTGTTCAGAACTGACTATTTTTAGCCAAGGCCTAGTCTGGCTTAGCTCTCATCCTCAACAAACTGGACACCCCCTCCACTTGGTGAGCCCACCCACAGGTATCAGGTGCCTTTTGAGGATTGTGTGGTATCAAACAGTACAGGGGGTGGCCACCTGAGTTTAAGCTAGAGGTCTCCTTAAAAGATAGCCCTGAAGCAGGTAAAAGAAGGTCGCAACAGAGGGCAGGcctgtgcgcgtgtgcgtgttgCATAAAAGTCCCCTGTTCAAggccctgcctccttcctctgaTGCCCTAAATATCAACCCCAAGTTCTATTGCCTCCTACACTCAGGCCCCCTTTTCATTTAACAGCTGTGACAGTTCCCCAGTGGTTAGCTTGCCCACTCAGATCCCAGATTCTGCCAGTGGCCAGAATGTACTTTGTAAAAGATAAATCTGGAAAGGACTGATTTAGGGACAGGTAGTGAAGGGTACCACAGCCTCTTCCTATCTTCCTCTTGTCTTTAGTACAGTGGAAGGAAAATGACATATGGGAAGGAGAGCAGGTCTGTCCCAGGGTTTGTTGTTCATTCTGCTTTAAGGCAAGGCTGGCCTACCCCATCTCTAAGCACTGCAACAGAGAGGTCAaggcaaggtttttttttgttgtttttgtaggTCTATTTTTTACCCCTTGATGGTTCCCAGGGCAGGACAAGCCCCGAATCTCCTCTGCACACACTTGTTTACCTTTGAAAGAACACAAGGAGTAAGAGTGGATACCCCACTGGAACCTgttgggaccccccccccccaagcttaTCAGTATGCTTCTGTTCAATGAGAAGGTGGTCTTTAGGGGTCCATTCTGAAAACTAGGTCTCAAGGTTCCCAATTCTTTTATCCCAGCTCTCTTGCAGACTCAGTGGCACTCTGTTCAGATTTCCTGGCCAGCCAGATCTCTAGGACAGAGCCTTGTGTCATCACTTCAGGGGCCCATGTTGGGGGATGTTGGCTGTGGGCCTTGCATCCCTCTTTGGGAAAGCCAGCTGCAGAGGGAGCTCATAATAAATCATgactctacccacccacccctaaGCAGGATTCCTCAGACATAGGATGTATTTTGGGGATTCAGTGCATTCTGGGAATAGTTTAGAAGGACAGGATCCAGAGACAGCCTTTGGATCCAGCCCAAGTCAAACTGGATCACTTCACTTCCTGTTGTGGATGACTGCTTTGAGTAGTTATCTGGAGAACATGGGAGCCTCAGCAAAGGTAGATCCATTCATCCAGCTCCATGCTGGACACTTCTGCGAAGTACAACGACCACAACAGCAGAAGTGCTTTCAGAGCTGGGggtgatggcacatacctttaatcccagaaacaGGCAGTCAAGagctggtctacaaagcaagttgcaggccagccaaacaacaaaaccctgtgtctctcaTTGTGTGTGCCTGTCTTGTTTTAACTCATACTAGCACTAGAGAGCTGTCTAGGTAGGGCTGGCTCTGTTCTGTGCCTAGAGACTAGGAGCAATCTTCTGTCCTACTGTGGTGTTTGAGAACATCCCCATAGGCTCctgtttgaatgattggtccccagttggtgaactGTTAAGGATTAGAAAGTATAGCCTTGTAGGAGAAGGCTTATCACTCGGGGTGAGCTCAGAAGAGCCCCATGTCAGTCTCAGTCTgcctcagtctgtctgtctgtctatctgtctctgcctgcaaCTTTCAGACCAGATGTGAGctctccagcgccatgcctgcctgctgccacactccCT
The window above is part of the Arvicanthis niloticus isolate mArvNil1 chromosome 13, mArvNil1.pat.X, whole genome shotgun sequence genome. Proteins encoded here:
- the Mapk11 gene encoding mitogen-activated protein kinase 11 isoform X1 — translated: MSGPRAGFYRQELNKTVWEVPQRLQGLRPVGSGAYGSVCSAYDARLRQKVAVKKLSRPFQSLIHARRTYRELRLLKHLKHENVIGLLDVFTPATSIEDFSEVYLVTTLMGADLNNIVKCQALSDEHVQFLVYQLLRGLKYIHSAGIIHRDLKPSNVAVNEDCELRILDFGLARQADEEMTGYVATRWYRAPEIMLNWMHYNQTVDIWSVGCIMAELLQGKALFPGNDYIDQLKRIMEVVGTPSPEVLAKISSEHARTYIQSLPPMPQKDLSSVFHGANPLAVDLLGRMLVLDSDQRVSAAEALAHAYFSQYHDPDDEPEAEPYDESVEAKERTLEEWKELTYQEVLSFKPLEPSQLPGTHEIEQ
- the Mapk11 gene encoding mitogen-activated protein kinase 11 isoform X2 produces the protein MGADLNNIVKCQALSDEHVQFLVYQLLRGLKYIHSAGIIHRDLKPSNVAVNEDCELRILDFGLARQADEEMTGYVATRWYRAPEIMLNWMHYNQTVDIWSVGCIMAELLQGKALFPGNDYIDQLKRIMEVVGTPSPEVLAKISSEHARTYIQSLPPMPQKDLSSVFHGANPLAVDLLGRMLVLDSDQRVSAAEALAHAYFSQYHDPDDEPEAEPYDESVEAKERTLEEWKELTYQEVLSFKPLEPSQLPGTHEIEQ